ATATGAAATTCTCTGAACATGGTGTTAAACAAACCATTGATGTACCAGAAGAAGCATTAGCAGCTGAAGTTGAAAAACCACAAATGGAAACTACTACAGAATCAGAATCAGATACTGATAGTGAAACAGAAACTGAGTCTGAAATGGAAGAAGAAACAGAAACCATGACCGAATCAGAATCTGAAACAGCAGAAGAAGAAACAACAGAAGCCGCAGAATAATTTATTAAAACCCGAAAACACATTTAGTTTGACTAAGTGTGTTTTTTTATCTGGAAAACAAGAGCCTTTCCTTGACTTTGGATATTATAATACGTATCATTGTATTTTGTAAAAGTAACGATTACCATCATTTGGAATAACATAGTGCGACAACGAGCGATTTGAAATGAACCACTGGAGAAAGCCAACGGCGTGCGAGAAGCGCACAGAGGCGGCTTTTGAAGTGGAGTCATTTCAGCGAGTTGGAGCTGGAATAAGGAGCAAAACAGCATGCGATTATTAACAGTGAAGGATTTATCCTTCTACTATGACCGTGAAAAAGTATTAAATAATGTTAATTTTCATGTGGATGCCGGAGAGTTTGTCATTTTAACAGGTGAAAACGGCGCGGCCAAATCAACCTTAATAAAAAACATTTTAGGTTTACTAAAACCAGCAACTGGTACCATTGAAATGGCGCAAACCAATGCTGCAGGCAAAAAATTATCCGTTGGCTATGTGCCGCAAAATGTAACAGCCTTTAATGCCGGATTTCCATCGACTGTTAAAACATTAGTTGAGTCTGGGCGATATAGTAAAAATCGTTGGTTTAAAGCACTGGATGAGCATGATAAGGAGCATGTTAATCGGGCTTTAAGTGCAGTTGGCATGGCGCATTTAATGCATAAAAAAATTGGAGAATTATCCGGGGGACAAAAACAACGGATTAATCTTGCCCGTGTCTTTGCGACGGACCCGGACTTTTTTGTATTAGATGAACCGACGACAGGGATGGATGTAGAATCTAGACGTTCATTTTACGATTTATTAAAACATAGCTGTGAATATCATGGGAAAGCGATTTTGATGGTGACACATGCCGATACAGAGATAGAGGGTTATTATCATCGTGAAATTCGTTTGGTCAGAGAGGAGGGTTCGCCGTGGAGATGTTTCAGTATGACTTCATCCAAAGGGCATTCTTAGCCGGTGGCGCTATTTCTATCATCACACCGATTTTAGGACTCTTATTAATATTACGACGTCAATCGCTCTTGGCGGATACATTAGCGCATATTTCTTTAGCGGGTGTTGCGTTGGGGATGATGTTAAAAGTCAGTCCAACCTATACGACTTTGTTTGTGGTGGTTCTTTCGTCAATAATTATCGAATATTTGCGGATGGTGTACCGAGATTTTTCAGAAATTTCAGTTGCTTTAATGACAGCGACTGGAATGGCGGTAGCTTTAGTTTTAGTGAGTTTGAATACCAATGCCGTGAATTTTCGTATTGAGCAATATTTATTCGGCTCGATTATTTTAATCACGAATCAAGAAGTTCGACTGTTAATAATATTAGCCGTATTAATGTTGGGGTTATACATTGTATTTAGACGTCCGTTATATGTATTAACTTTCGATGAAGCCACGGCGAAAACGGCTGGCTTGCCGGTTAAGTTGATGTCAATCATATTTTCAGTAGTGACCGGTGTCGCAATTAGTATTATGATGCCGATTGTTGGTAGCTTATTGGTATCAGCCTTAATCGTTATCCCGTCAGCGACTGCGATTAAAATATCCAATAGTTTCACCAAAACGATTATTATTGGTATACTCATAAATTTAGTGGGTATTTTTTTAGGATTGACGATGTCATATCGTTTTGATACGCCACCAGGTGCATCGATTACGTTATGTTTTGTGGTGATATTTGTGATAGTATCTGGTATCACACGTTTAAAAACGATAATCCGAAAATAAGTAAAAATGGCTCTAATAGTTGGTTATGATTGACCCTATTAGGGCTGTTTTTTTGAGATGATTCATGTGAAATGTAAGCGTCCAAAACTCAGGTATCTATTCACCGACTAAATAACCTCTTATACTAGCGGTATCACTAATTAGGAGGAAACTCAATGACAAAACAAACAATTGTTCCAATCAAACATAATCCGCACCCTATTCAACATAACAAGTATGATAATCGGAAAAATAAACCACAACTAAAGATTCGTATCCAACAGATAGAAATAACTTTTTACGATTCATTAAATTTTGAGGTTATGAGTCAACTATTAGACAAGGTACTTACTTATGGCATTGAATCTCACTGATTTAGGACAAGTCTATCTGGTATGCGGAAAAACAGATATGCGTCAAGGGATTGATTCACTTGCCATCATCGTGAAAGAACAGTTAGCGTTAGACCCCTTTTCAGGTTCCGTCTTCTTGTTCTGCGGAACCAAAAAAGATCGTTTTAAAGCTCTTTATTGGGATGGACAAGGATTCTGGTTATTATATAAACGTTTCGGTAATGGTCGGCTTCAATGGCCGAATACCGTTGACCAAGTGGAACAACTTTCAAATCAACAAATTGAATGGCTCATGAATGGTTTTTCCATTTATCCTAAAATTAATACAGCTACCCAGCGAGATTTTTATTGAATTCCGCTGGGTGCTTGTTTATAATAGACATATCACGAAAGAAAGGAGTCCTATTCATGAGCAATGACCAACTATCAATCGCGTTTTTATTAGAAATAGCCGAATCATTTAGCGCTGAAAATGAAGCATTAAAAGCGGACAAAGAAGCGTTGATTGCTGAAAATGAAGCATTAAAAGCGGACAAAGAAGCGTTGATTGCTGAAAATGAAGCATTAAAAGCGGAGAAAGAAGCGTTAAAAGCGGACAAAGAAGCATTGATTGCTGAGAATGAAGCGTTAAAAGCGGAGAAAGAAGCAAGTCGTCTAGCTTATGAAAATGAGTTGACTCTATTACGTGAACAATTACAAAGTTTAAAACAATTCATCTTTGGAAGATCTTCTGAAAAAACAGCTGTCGCAGTTGATGAATCCGGTGAACAATTATCATTATTTGATCTCGATAAAGACAATGATGCAGCACTTCCTCAAGAAGAAAAAGAGGAAGAAACTATTACTTATAAAAGAAGAAAGCCTAAAACAAAAGGAAAACGTCAAGCGGTATTAGACCAACTAGAATCCGTGGATATTCATCACGAACTCGAAGGAGATGCCTGTGTATGCGAGGCTTGTCAAAGTCAGTTAACTGAAATTGGGACATCTTGTTACCGCAGAGAAACAGTATTTATCCCTGCGCAATTAAAATGTTACAATCATATTCAACATGCTTACAAATGCACGCATTGTAGTCAACAACAAGCAACAGATGTGATTGTCAAAGCACCAGTACCTAAAGCGCCGATTGAGC
The genomic region above belongs to Aerococcaceae bacterium zg-1292 and contains:
- a CDS encoding metal ABC transporter ATP-binding protein, which encodes MRLLTVKDLSFYYDREKVLNNVNFHVDAGEFVILTGENGAAKSTLIKNILGLLKPATGTIEMAQTNAAGKKLSVGYVPQNVTAFNAGFPSTVKTLVESGRYSKNRWFKALDEHDKEHVNRALSAVGMAHLMHKKIGELSGGQKQRINLARVFATDPDFFVLDEPTTGMDVESRRSFYDLLKHSCEYHGKAILMVTHADTEIEGYYHREIRLVREEGSPWRCFSMTSSKGHS
- a CDS encoding metal ABC transporter permease: MFQYDFIQRAFLAGGAISIITPILGLLLILRRQSLLADTLAHISLAGVALGMMLKVSPTYTTLFVVVLSSIIIEYLRMVYRDFSEISVALMTATGMAVALVLVSLNTNAVNFRIEQYLFGSIILITNQEVRLLIILAVLMLGLYIVFRRPLYVLTFDEATAKTAGLPVKLMSIIFSVVTGVAISIMMPIVGSLLVSALIVIPSATAIKISNSFTKTIIIGILINLVGIFLGLTMSYRFDTPPGASITLCFVVIFVIVSGITRLKTIIRK
- the tnpB gene encoding IS66 family insertion sequence element accessory protein TnpB is translated as MALNLTDLGQVYLVCGKTDMRQGIDSLAIIVKEQLALDPFSGSVFLFCGTKKDRFKALYWDGQGFWLLYKRFGNGRLQWPNTVDQVEQLSNQQIEWLMNGFSIYPKINTATQRDFY